AACAGCAGTTCTAGTGTTGTTAATGTCTGCTAATTCCTTGTTGGCACAACAAGTTACCGTACCTGTAAACAGTGCAGTACCTTTCCTCAGAATAATTCCAGATGCAAGAGGTTCTGCATTAGGCGATGTTGGTATCGCTACTTCTGTAGATCCAAATGCAAGTTTTTATAATGCTTCTAAATTAGCATTCTCACCAAGAAAATTTGGTATTTCCTTATCCTATGCACCATGGTTAAGAAGTTTAGGAATTACCGACATTTACTTAGCACATTTTACTGGCTTTTATAAATTCTCAAAAACAGATGTAGTAAACCTATCTATGAAGTTTTTTAGCTTAGGCGATATTACTTTTACCGATTTCGCAGGAAACGAAATTGGTCAAGGAAGTCCAAGAGAATTAGCTTTAGATGCTGGTTATGCAAGACGATTAGGGAAGAATTTTTCTTTAGGTGTTAACTTTAGATATATCTACTCTAATTTAGCAAAAGGACAAAGTGTAGGTATCGAGCCAATAACTGCTGGTCACGCTTTTGGAGCAGACATAAGTACTACTTTCAATAAAAGTTTTACCATGGGTAAAAAAGATATGAAAGCCAATATCATGACAGGTGTTGCCATTACCAATATCGGAACAAAAATAGCGTATACAAAAAGTAGTCCAGAAAAAGATTATATACCTACCAATTTTGGTTCAGGCATTGGCTTTAGAATACAACCTAACAAATATCACGAAATAGGTATTTATGGTGATATTAATAAACTACTAGTACCAACACCAACAGGAGAAGATGCTGATAGCAATAGAATTCCAGACTATAAAGAAAAGTCTTCATTCTCTGGTATGTTTACTTCTTTGTTTGATGCACCAGGCGGATTTAAAGAAGAAATGAGAGAATGGACATTAGGCGTTGGTGCAGAATATTGGTACGATCACTTATTTGCAGTAAGAGCAGGTTATTTTGTAGAAGCCAAAGACAAAGGTAACAGAAGATTTGTTGCTACAGGCGTAGGTGTAAAATATAGTGTATTTGGGTTAGACTTCTCTTATTTGATACCAACAAGTTCGCAAAGAAATCCGTTAGACAATACCTTTAGATTTACTTTAAAATTTGATTTTGCTAAACTAGGAGGCAATATAGACGATGGCGATTTACAAGACATTAATCCAGATGCAGACACCGTAGATAAGTCTACCAGAAAAAAGCAAAAGAAAGGAAAAGCAAGCACTGAGGAATAAAAGCTAAACATATGGCTTGTAATTATAGCAACGATTACCTTTTTGGATTTAATGGCATGGAACGCGATGATGAAATAAAAGGTCAAGGAAACTCCTACGACTTCGGTGCTAGAATTTATGACTCTAGGTTAGGTAAATTTATGAGTATCGATCCACTTACTAGTAAATATCCATATTATTCACCATATTTATTTGCAGGAAACAAACCAATAATGGCAATTGATAATGAAGGTAAGGAAGAAAATTATTTAAATGCTGTAAAGAATAGTGTAGAAAAAAGTGCAGCACTACAACAATTTAAACAAGATTCGCCAAATAAGGGTGTGCCTCATGCACCTGAAAATAGTAATTTTGATTTAAATCTGTCTTTTGGTTCAGATTTTAATAAGTCACTTGTTAAATCAGCAAACATAGAATACAATCCGAGCACAGGTAATGTATCGAGTTCTGCTTCATTTACTAATAAGCCAGAAATTGGTATAAAACAAGATTTGACAACAATTAATTTTGGAGTAAAGAGTTCGGCACCACCAGTAGTAAAAAAACAAGAACTTCCTCCATTGCCAATGTATGCTAACCAAACAGATGCTTTAAGCATATATAAAATACCACCGCCTGTAGAATTGTCATCAAATAATGCAAAAACAACAAGTACTTCTTTTGATGTTATACTTGCATCATCTTCGGAGTCGGTTACAACAATAAAAGAGATTGTGTATCCTAAGCAGTATTCAGGTGCACCTTATGCCAATGCTCCGGTTGGTCCTAAAGCAATACTAAATACATACCAAATCACGCAAACGGAAAGTAGTGTAGGAGCTGGTGTTTTTAGTATTGGTTATGGTACTTATGATGTAGTGAAGAATGGAGGGAATATTGGTAGTTGGGATAGAGGTAGCTTTAGTTTGGGTTTAGACAAAGGAGTGGGTGGTAAGAAAAGCCCATTTAAAGCTGGTGCTAGCGGTACTGTAAGAACTAATTATATCAAGAAGTAAAAATTATTTATGAGGATATATGCAATAGCATTTTATTGTTTGTTATGTCTTAATTCTTGTGCGAAAGACTATGTTAAAGAGGCACAAATAGCATATAACAATAAGAATTATCAACAAGTTATAGAGATAGCCAATAAAGGATTGGCAAAAAAAGAAAATAAAGAGCTCTTAAGTTTAAGAGGGTTATCCTATTTTGAATTAAAATATTTTAAACAAGCATCTGAAGATTTAAATAAAGTAATAATTGCAGGTTCAGGCAGTCTAGAAGTATTGGAAAAATCAGTACAAGTAAATCTTTACCTAGATAGAAACGACTTGGCTGTATTAGGATACAAAGAATTATTAAAAGGTTATCCTTTAAATGAAGAATATTACTATCACAGAGCAGAAGCATATACAAACTTAGGAGAGTATAATAAAGCGATGGAAGATTTAGATAAAGCAATTAGTATAGATAGCAATTATCTACAAGCAATTAATCAAAAAGGTATTGTGTATCAAAACTTAAGAAAATTTGATAGTGCAATAATTTATTTTTCTAAAGCTATCAATTTTAACAAGACTAATGATCCAGAAGTTTTATTTTTTAATAGAGGCGTATCTTTTCTTGAATTAAATAAATTTAAAGAAGCAAAAAATGATTTTAATTACTCTATTAAACTTAATAGTAATATTGGCATAGTTTTTTACAATAGAGCCATAGTAAATTCATATTTAGGCGAAAAAGATAGTTGTTGTAAAGATTTAGAACAAGCTATGGCTTTGGGGTATAAAGATATAGATATAGCTTTGTTAGATTACTGCAATAAAAATCCGTTAAAGAATTAATTTATATTTCCAAAGCTGGCGAGCTTTCATAGCTCACGGCAATGTACACAGCCCAGCAATCTCCAAGAAGCATCTACTATAAAAGGTTGGTAAAGTTGTGTGTGTTTTTATCTGCTCGTAAAATCACTAGGTTTAGTATAAGCACAAATAACAGCTAAAACATAAACAATTTGTTTGTTCTCGTCAATACGGTAATGAATGTGGTAAGGAAACTGCTTTAGCAAAATAGTTCTAACATCTTTGTACTTAACAGGACAAGCATAAGGTCGTTGAGCAATAAATGTTTTAGCATTTTTAACTTTATCCAAAAACTGTTTAGCAAGCGTAGCATTTATATCTTTGTAATAAGCAACAGCATCATACATATCCTGCTTAACAAAAGGGTTGTTTCTCAACTTCATAAAGAGCGTTCTATCTCATCAAGTAAATCATCAAAATCAGTTACATCATCAGGGTTTTGTTCCAAGTATTCCAATCTTTCATCAATAATAGGTTTATGCCAATCAGGAATATCAACATCTTTACGAGGCAGTTTAATAATATTCAAAAGCTCTAAATCTTGTAAAAGATGAATAGCATTATCATTAAGCAATTCAATAGTTATAGTTTTCATATAAAATAATTTATAATTGTTATTGTGTATTGTTTCTAAA
Above is a genomic segment from Chitinophagales bacterium containing:
- a CDS encoding tetratricopeptide repeat protein, which produces MLCLNSCAKDYVKEAQIAYNNKNYQQVIEIANKGLAKKENKELLSLRGLSYFELKYFKQASEDLNKVIIAGSGSLEVLEKSVQVNLYLDRNDLAVLGYKELLKGYPLNEEYYYHRAEAYTNLGEYNKAMEDLDKAISIDSNYLQAINQKGIVYQNLRKFDSAIIYFSKAINFNKTNDPEVLFFNRGVSFLELNKFKEAKNDFNYSIKLNSNIGIVFYNRAIVNSYLGEKDSCCKDLEQAMALGYKDIDIALLDYCNKNPLKN
- a CDS encoding type II toxin-antitoxin system RelE/ParE family toxin, coding for MKLRNNPFVKQDMYDAVAYYKDINATLAKQFLDKVKNAKTFIAQRPYACPVKYKDVRTILLKQFPYHIHYRIDENKQIVYVLAVICAYTKPSDFTSR
- the porV gene encoding type IX secretion system outer membrane channel protein PorV; its protein translation is MKKRFFIQLTAVLVLLMSANSLLAQQVTVPVNSAVPFLRIIPDARGSALGDVGIATSVDPNASFYNASKLAFSPRKFGISLSYAPWLRSLGITDIYLAHFTGFYKFSKTDVVNLSMKFFSLGDITFTDFAGNEIGQGSPRELALDAGYARRLGKNFSLGVNFRYIYSNLAKGQSVGIEPITAGHAFGADISTTFNKSFTMGKKDMKANIMTGVAITNIGTKIAYTKSSPEKDYIPTNFGSGIGFRIQPNKYHEIGIYGDINKLLVPTPTGEDADSNRIPDYKEKSSFSGMFTSLFDAPGGFKEEMREWTLGVGAEYWYDHLFAVRAGYFVEAKDKGNRRFVATGVGVKYSVFGLDFSYLIPTSSQRNPLDNTFRFTLKFDFAKLGGNIDDGDLQDINPDADTVDKSTRKKQKKGKASTEE